In the genome of Candidatus Microbacterium phytovorans, one region contains:
- a CDS encoding histidine kinase, giving the protein MSTTPVERFAAVALVLEGLALFVLAGWEIVALVTGDTDSVSSSTALIVLTAIGAVALMAFGAAVWRGGSWGRSGGIVAQLLALAVAVGALSGENPQPAFALAVAVPAIAVLTALVASARAAGRRLRAGEAAGSDVEE; this is encoded by the coding sequence ATGTCCACCACCCCTGTGGAGCGGTTCGCCGCGGTCGCGCTCGTGCTCGAAGGCCTCGCGCTGTTCGTGCTGGCGGGCTGGGAGATCGTCGCGCTCGTCACGGGCGACACCGATTCCGTGAGCAGCTCGACGGCGCTCATCGTCCTCACCGCGATCGGTGCCGTGGCCCTCATGGCGTTCGGTGCAGCGGTGTGGCGCGGCGGTTCGTGGGGACGCAGCGGCGGCATCGTCGCTCAGCTCCTGGCTCTCGCCGTCGCCGTGGGCGCGCTGTCGGGGGAGAACCCGCAACCCGCCTTCGCCCTCGCGGTAGCCGTCCCTGCGATCGCCGTGCTCACGGCGCTCGTCGCGAGCGCACGTGCAGCGGGCCGCCGGCTGCGGGCGGGCGAAGCGGCGGGGTCAGACGTCGAGGAGTGA
- the bcp gene encoding thioredoxin-dependent thiol peroxidase, producing MTRLDIGSPAPAFTLVDQDERTVSLSDYRGGRVILFFYPAAMTPGCTTEACDFRDSIAPLQAAGYTVLGISRDEPATLREFRTRDALPYDLLSDPDHSVHDAYGAWGEKTNYGKTVEGVIRSTFVIGPDGDIEHALYNVKATGHVARIRSLLDV from the coding sequence ATGACGCGCCTCGACATCGGCTCCCCCGCTCCCGCTTTCACGCTCGTCGACCAGGACGAGCGGACGGTGTCGCTCAGCGACTACCGCGGCGGGCGCGTGATCTTGTTCTTCTACCCGGCGGCGATGACTCCGGGATGCACGACCGAGGCTTGCGACTTCCGCGACAGCATCGCGCCGTTGCAGGCGGCCGGATACACGGTCCTCGGCATCTCGCGTGACGAGCCCGCCACGCTGCGCGAGTTCCGCACCCGCGATGCGCTTCCGTACGACCTGCTCAGCGATCCCGACCACAGCGTGCACGACGCCTACGGCGCGTGGGGCGAGAAGACCAACTACGGCAAGACGGTCGAGGGCGTCATCCGCTCGACGTTCGTGATCGGCCCCGACGGCGACATCGAGCACGCGCTCTACAACGTGAAGGCCACGGGGCACGTGGCCCGCATCCGCTCACTCCTCGACGTCTGA
- the rsgA gene encoding ribosome small subunit-dependent GTPase A: protein MSWLDDIDDDESDFDESSIRMRPNPKANRPRTKRRPAHADAQIARVLGVDRGRYTVLVDEDGPTEHTVSATRARELRKQPIVTGDRARVVGDVTGDEGTLGRIVGIEERTSLLRRSADDTDQVERVIVANADQMLVVVAAADPEPRPRLVDRYLIAALDAGIRPLLVVTKTDLADPAAFLGHFEGLDDLEVFTSGHGDMPVERIGERLVGHSTVFVGHSGVGKSTLVNALVPDAARATGHVNEVTGRGRHTSSSTVSLRYTGRDGKGWVIDTPGVRSFGLGHVDPANILKAFTDLAALAEECPRGCTHLPDAPDCAIVEAVAEGRLGDRGAARLDSLQRLLATFA from the coding sequence ATGAGCTGGCTGGACGACATCGACGACGACGAGTCCGACTTCGACGAGTCGTCCATCCGCATGCGGCCCAACCCGAAGGCCAACCGGCCTCGCACCAAGCGGCGACCCGCGCACGCCGACGCGCAGATCGCCCGCGTGCTGGGCGTCGACCGTGGGCGGTACACCGTCCTGGTCGACGAGGACGGTCCGACCGAGCACACCGTGTCGGCGACGCGTGCCCGAGAGCTGCGCAAGCAGCCGATCGTGACCGGCGACCGGGCGCGCGTCGTCGGCGACGTGACCGGCGACGAAGGCACGCTCGGCCGCATCGTGGGCATCGAGGAGCGCACCTCGCTCCTGCGCCGCAGCGCGGACGACACCGATCAGGTGGAGCGGGTGATCGTCGCCAACGCCGATCAGATGCTCGTCGTCGTCGCCGCAGCCGACCCCGAGCCGCGACCGCGACTCGTCGACCGATACCTCATCGCCGCGCTGGATGCCGGCATCCGACCTCTGCTCGTGGTCACCAAGACGGACCTCGCCGACCCGGCGGCCTTCCTCGGCCACTTCGAAGGGCTGGACGACCTCGAGGTGTTCACGAGCGGTCACGGCGACATGCCCGTCGAACGAATCGGGGAACGACTCGTCGGACATTCCACGGTCTTCGTCGGACATTCGGGCGTGGGCAAGTCGACGCTGGTCAACGCTCTCGTGCCCGACGCGGCGCGGGCGACGGGCCACGTCAACGAAGTCACCGGACGCGGACGCCACACCTCCAGTTCGACGGTGTCGCTGCGCTACACCGGCCGAGACGGCAAGGGGTGGGTCATCGATACGCCGGGGGTGCGGTCCTTCGGTCTGGGTCACGTCGACCCCGCCAACATCTTGAAGGCGTTCACCGACCTCGCCGCACTCGCGGAAGAGTGTCCTCGCGGGTGCACGCACTTGCCGGATGCCCCCGACTGCGCGATCGTCGAAGCCGTCGCCGAAGGGCGGCTCGGGGATCGGGGCGCCGCGCGTCTGGACTCCCTGCAACGCCTGCTCGCCACCTTCGCCTGA